The proteins below come from a single Deltaproteobacteria bacterium genomic window:
- a CDS encoding CerR family C-terminal domain-containing protein, translating to MQRGNGGDTRARVLAAAAELFAAHGFHGTTARDIAARARVNLAAGNYHFGSKRDLYLEVLRGQFAEIRALLARRGASKPPSEVQRMSRRGIEGLLQTRSQAMLDLLIGPPPGLHGTLMQREMTDPSEALPVIVDEFILPMMEEMKTILAPLAPNLAAVTIERCVHSIMGQALFYRFVMPAMLRVLDRRTYPRGFARTLAKHITQFSLGGIDRLAAPQRRSHHAR from the coding sequence ATGCAACGAGGCAATGGCGGGGATACCCGAGCGCGAGTGCTGGCTGCGGCCGCCGAGCTGTTTGCTGCGCACGGCTTCCATGGCACGACGGCGCGCGACATCGCCGCGCGCGCGCGCGTCAATCTCGCCGCCGGCAACTACCATTTCGGCTCCAAGCGCGACTTGTACCTCGAAGTGCTGCGCGGCCAGTTCGCCGAGATTCGTGCCCTGCTCGCGCGCCGCGGCGCCAGCAAGCCGCCCAGCGAGGTGCAGCGGATGTCGCGCCGTGGCATCGAAGGCCTCCTGCAAACCCGTTCCCAGGCGATGCTCGACTTGCTGATCGGACCCCCGCCCGGACTCCACGGAACACTGATGCAGCGCGAGATGACCGACCCCAGCGAGGCGCTGCCGGTCATCGTCGACGAGTTCATTTTGCCGATGATGGAGGAGATGAAGACAATCCTCGCCCCGCTTGCCCCCAATCTCGCGGCCGTGACGATCGAGCGCTGCGTGCACAGCATCATGGGGCAAGCGCTCTTCTATCGCTTCGTGATGCCGGCGATGCTGCGCGTCCTCGATCGCCGCACCTATCCACGCGGGTTCGCCCGCACGCTGGCCAAACACATCACGCAGTTCTCACTCGGAGGCATCGATCGCCTCGCCGCACCGCAACGGAGGTCGCACCATGCCCGCTAG